One Lepus europaeus isolate LE1 chromosome 7, mLepTim1.pri, whole genome shotgun sequence DNA segment encodes these proteins:
- the ATG2A gene encoding autophagy-related protein 2 homolog A isoform X4 translates to MSRWLWPWSNCVKERVCRYLLHHYLGHFFQEHLSLDQLSLDLYKGSVALRDIHLEIWSVNEVLESMESPLELVEGFVGSIEVAVPWAALLTDHCTVRVSGLQLTLQPRQSPGPGPADSQSWASCMTTSLQLAQECLRAGMPEPSEPPQPLEGLEMFAQTIETVLRRIKVTFLDTVVRVERSPGDGEPGVAVEVHVQRLDYCDEAVRDPSQAPPVDVHQPPAFLHKLLQLAGVRLHFEELPPQEEPPEPPVQIGSCSGYMELVVKLKQNEAFPGPKLEVAGQLGSLHLLLTPRQLQQLQELLGAVSLPDPEGLADKLNKSRPLGAEDLWLIEQDLNQQLQAGAAAEPLSPDPLSNPLLNLDSTDLFFSMAGLTSSVASAVSELSLSDVDLGSSVHSRVGSRRASAQAPRAGKAAPTPLPDTLRPDSLLKMTLGGLTLTLQQTSAPSPGPPDLAARFFAEFDAAKEGPIGSRDFHHLRPHFQRACPCSHVRLTGAAVQLSWELRTGSRGRRTSSTEVHFGQLEVLECLWPRGASEPEYTEILSFPSNLSSQASARPSAHLRHTQTLRRVPKSRPRRSVACHCHSELALDLDDFQADVELGALDRLAALLRLATTPPEPPAGLLTEPPPMTEQQTVFRLAAPRATLRLRFPIADLRPERDPWAGRAVRAEQLRLELSEPQFRSELSSGPGPPAPTHLELTCSDLHGVYEDGEKPPVSCLRVSKALDPKSTGHKYFLPQVVLTLNPQASSAQWEVAAQKGEELELSTESPCELQEPEPSPFSSKRTMYETEEMVIPGDPEEMRTFQTRTLALSRCTLEVTLPSAHIFLPSKEVYESIYNRINNDLLMWEPADLLPTPGPAAQPPGCPSPSSLWHDSFKMCKSAFKLDSDSDDEDAPFFSVGASGAPQQPPAAEPSSSALSQSTLSALVTVLKGRITVLCEAKDEGGGRLEAVHGELVLDVEQGTIFSVSQYRGQPGLGYFCLEAERATLYHRAAVDDYVLPTHLELPSCPPPARLAPTIYPSEEGVTEQGASGRKGQGRGPHMLSAAVRIHLDPHRNIKEFLVTLRLHRATLRHYMALPEQSWHSQLLEFLGVPDDPVLGYLPPTVITVLHTHLFSCAVDYRPLYLPVRVLITAETFTLSSNIVMDTSTFLLRFILDDSALFLSDKCEVETLDLRRDYVCVLDVDLLELVIKTWKGSTEGKLSQPLFELRCSNNVLHVHSCADSCALLVNLLQYVLSAGDLHPPPRPPSPTEIAGQKLSESPASLPACPPVETALINQRDLADALLDTERGLRELAQPSGGPLPQASPVSVYLFPGERSGAQPPSPPAGGPAGSLGARSEAKQNEKEEEGEADTLDSDEFCILDAPGLGIPPRDGEPVVTQLHPGPIVVQDGHFSRPLGSTDLLRAPAHFPVPSSRVVLREVSLVWHLYGGRDFGPHPGHRARVGLPGRGSPSRCSGPNRPQNTWRTQGGSGRQHQVLMEIQLSKVSFQHEVYPAEPAAGAAAPGPELEERPLSRQVFIVQELEVRDRLASSQINKFLYLHTSERMPRRAHSNMLTIKALHVAPTTAVGGPECCLRVSLMPLRLNVDQDALFFLKDFFTSLAAGINPMVPGESSAEAHPETRVRPSSPQEGQPEGVETAGAREAAAGGHSSPSAERQPVYFREFRFTSEVPIWLDYHGKHVTVDQVGTFAGLLIGLAQLNCSELKLKRLCCRHGLLGVDKVLGYALNEWLQDIRKNQLPGLLGGVGPMHSVVQLFQGFRDLLWLPIEQYRKDGRLMRGLQRGAASFGSSTASAALELSNRLVQAIQATAETVYDILSPAAPVSRSLQGKRSARRLRKGQQPADLREGVAKAYDTVREGILDTAQTICDVASRGHEQKGLTGAVGGVIRQLPPTVVKPLIVATEATSSLLGGMRNQILPDAHKHHALKWRSEAQD, encoded by the exons ATGTCACGATGGCTGTGGCCGTGGTCGAACTGTGTGAAAGAGCGGGTCTGCCGCTACTTGCTGCACCACTACCTGGGTCACTTCTTCCAGGAGCacctcagcctggaccagctcagCCTGGATCTCTACAAGGGCAGCGTCGCCCTCCGGGACATCCACCTGGAGATCTGG TCTGTGAACGAGGTGCTGGAGTCCATGGAGTCGCCGCTGGAGCTGGTAGAAGGCTTTGTGGGCTCCATCGAGGTGGCCGTGCCCTGGGCCGCCCTGCTCACCGACCACTGCACGGTGCGCGTGTCCGGCCTCCAGCTCACCCTGCAGCCCCGCCAGAGCCCAG GGCCAGGGCCTGCAGACTCCCAGAGCTGGGCCTCCTGCATGACCACCAGCCTGCAGCTGGCCCAGGAGTGTCTGCGGGCCGGGATGCCGGAGCCCTCGGAGCCCCCGCAGCCACTGGAGGGGCTGGAGATGTTCGCCCAGACCATCGAGACTG tgcTGCGGAGGATCAAGGTGACCTTTCTGGACACGGTTGTGAGAGTGGAGCGCTCGCCGGGCGACGGGGAGCCAGGCGTGGCCGTGGAGGTCCACGTGCAGAG ACTGGACTACTGTGACGAGGCCGTGCGAGACCCGAGCCAAGCGCCGCCGGTAGACGTGCACCAGCCGCCCGCCTTCCTGCACAAGCTGCTGCAGCTGGCCGGCGTCCGCCTGCACTTCGAGGAGCTCCCGCCCCAG GAGGAACCTCCGGAGCCCCCCGTGCAGATTGGCAGCTGCTCAGGGTACATGGAACTCGTGGTGAAGCTGAAACAAAACGAAGCCTTCCCGGGCCCCAag TTGGAGGTGGCGGGACAGCtgggctccctgcacctgctcctgaccCCACGGCAGCTCCAGCAGCTTCAGGAACTGCTTGGCGCCGTGAGCCTCCCAG ACCCCGAAGGCCTGGCTGACAAGCTGAACAAGAGCCGGCCACTGGGCGCCGAAGACCTGTGGCTGATTGaacaggacctgaaccagcagctGCAGGCGGGCGCCGCGGCGGAGCCCCTCAGCCCAGACCCTCTTTCCAACCCCCTTCTGAACCTGGACAGCACCG ACCTCTTCTTCTCCATGGCGGGCCTCACCAGCAGCGTGGCCTCAGCCGTCTCCGAGCTCTCGCTCTCAGACGTGGACCTGGGCTCCTCAGTGCACAGCCGCGTGGGCTCCCGCCGGGCTTCTGCCCAGGCCCCCCGAGCTG GCAAGGCGGCCCCCACGCCTCTCCCAGACACCCTGCGCCCTGACTCGCTGCTGAAGATGACCTTGGGGGGCCTGACCTTGACCCTGCAGCAGACATCCGCCCCGTCTCCTGGCCCACCTGACCTCGCTGCCCGCTTTTTTGCCGAGTTTGATGCCGCCAAGGAGGGGCCTATCGGCTCCCGTGACTTCCACCACCTGCGGCCCCACTTCCAGAGAGCCTGTCCCTGCAGCCACGTGCG GCTGACGGGCGCGGCGGTGCAGCTGTCCTGGGAGCTGCGCACGGGCAGCCGAGGCCGGCGGACCAGCAGCACGGAGGTGCACTTCGGGCAGCTGGAGGTGCTGGAGTGTCTCTGGCCCAGGGGCGCCTCGGAGCCGGAGTACACGGAG ATCCTGAGTTTTCCCAGTAACCTGAGCTCCCAGGCCTCAGCTCGGCCTTCCGCCCACCTGCGCCACACCCAGACCCTGCGTCGTGTGCCCAAG AGCCGACCCCGGCGCTCAGTTGCCTGCCATTGCCACTCAGAGCTGGCCTTGGACCTGGACGACTTCCAAGCGGACGTGGAGCTCGGGGCCCTGGACCGGCTCGCTGCCCTGCTGCGCCTGGCCACCACACCCCCCGAGCCGCCTGCCGGCCTCCTG aCAGAGCCCCCGCCGATGACCGAGCAGCAGACCGTGTTTCGGCTGGCGGCGCCCCGGGCCACACTGCGGCTGCGCTTCCCCATCGCCGACCTGCGGCCCGAGCGCGACCCCTGGGCAGGCCGGGCCGTGCGGGCCGAGCAGCTGCGGCTGGAGCTGAGTGAGCCCCAGTTCCGGTCAGAGCTTAGCAGTGGGCCCGGGCCCCCAGCGCCCACCCACCTGGAGCTCACCTGCTCCGACCTGCATG GTGTGTACGAAGACGGCGAGAAGCCACCTGTCTCCTGTCTCCGAGTCTCCAAAGCCCTGGACCCCAAGAGCACTGGGCACAAGTACTTCCTGCCCCA GGTAGTGCTGACCCTGAACCCCCAGGCCAGCAGCGCGCAGTGGGAGGTGGCCGCACAGAAGGGAGAGGAGCTGGAACTGTCCACGGAGAGCCCCTGCGAGCTGCAGGAGCCCGAGCCCTCGCCCTTCTCCTCCAAGAGGACCATGTACGAGACGGAGGAG ATGGTGATTCCCGGAGACCCCGAGGAGATGCGGACATTCCAGACTCGGACCCTGGCGCTGTCCCGCTGCACCCTGGAAGTGACCCTGCCCAGTGCCCACATCTTCCTGCCTAGCAAGGAGGTCTACGAGAGCATCTACAACAG gATCAACAATGACCTGCTCATGTGGGAGCCCGCGGACCTGctgcccacccccggccccgccgcccagCCCcccggctgccccagcccctcttccctGTGGCACGACAGCTTCAAGATGTGCAAGTCCGCCTTCAAGCTGG ACTCGGACTCAGACGATGAAGACGCCCCCTTCTTCTCCGTGGGGGCATCCGGTGCCCCCCAGCAGCCGCCGGCCGCTGAGCCCTCGAGCTCTGCTCTCTCCCAGAGCACCCTGTCTGCCCTGGTGACGGTGCTGAAGGGTCGGATCACAGTGCTCTGCGAGGCCAAG GACGAGGGTGGCGGGCGGCTGGAGGCCGTGCACGGGGAGCTCGTGTTGGACGTGGAGCAGGGCACCATCTTCAGCGTCTCCCAGTACCGGGGCCAGCCTGGACTCGGCTATTTCTGCCTGGAAGCTGAGAGGGCCACCCTGTACCACCGAG cGGCCGTGGACGACTACGTGCTGCCCACTCACCTGGAGCTGCCCAGCTGTCCCCCGCCGGCCCGGCTAGCCCCCACCATCTACCCCTCAGAAGAAGGCGTGACCGAGCAGGGCGCCTCGGGCCGcaagggccagggccggggcccgCACATGCTGTCCGCTGCTGTGCGCATCCACCTGGACCCCCACAGGAACATCAAG gagttCCTGGTGACGCTGCGGCTGCACAGAGCCACCCTGCGCCACTACATGGCCTTGCctgagcagagctggcactccCAG CTGCTGGAGTTCCTAGGCGTGCCTGACGACCCTGTGCTGGGCTACCTGCCCCCCACGGTCATCACCGTCCTGCACACACACCTGTTCTCCTGCGCCGTGGACTACAG GCCGCTCTACCTCCCCGTGCGAGTCCTCATCACCGCGGAGACCTTCACGCTGTCCAGCAACATCGTCATGGACACGTCCACCTTCCTGCTCAG GTTCATCCTCGACGACTCGGCCTTGTTCCTGTCCGACAAGTGTGAGGTGGAGACCCTGGATCTGCGGCGAG ATTACGTCTGTGTCCTGGATGTTGACCTCCTGGAGCTTGTGATCAAAACCTGGAAGGGGAGCACGGAGGGCAAACTG AGCCAGCCGCTGTTCGAGCTGCGCTGCTCCAACAACGTGCTGCACGTGCACAGCTGTGCTGACTCCTGCGCCCTGCTGGTCAACCTGCTGCAGTACGTACTGAGCGCGGGCGACCtgcaccccccgccccggccccccagcCCCACGGAGATCGCCGGCCAGAAG ctctcggAGAGCCCCGCCTCCCTGCCCGCCTGCCCCCCGGTGGAGACGGCCCTCATCAACCAGCGGGACCTGGCCGACGCCCTGCTGGACACTGAGCGGGGCCTGcgggagctggcccagccctcag GTGGCCCGCTCCCTCAGGCCTCTCCCGTCTCCGTCTACCTGTTCCCAGGTGAACGGAGTGGGGCCCAGCCCCCTTCGCCTCCTGCCGGGGGCCCTGCTGGCAGCTTAGGGGCCCGGTCCGAGGCAAAGCAGaatgaaaaggaagaggagggggaagcaGACACACTGGACAGCGACGAGTTCTGCATCCTGGACGCCCCTGGCCTGGGCATCCCG CCTCGAGACGGGGAGCCCGTGGTGACGCAGCTGCACCCAGGCCCCATCGTCGTACAGGACGGACACTTCTCGCGGCCGCTGGGCAGCACGGACCTGCTGCGGGCCCCCGCCCACTTCCCCGTGCCCAGCAGCCGCGTGGTGCTCCGTGAGGTCTCACTCGTCTGGCACCTGTACGGGGGCCGGGACTTCGGCCCCCACCCTGGCCACAG GGCGAGAGTTGGCCTCCCAGGCCGGGGCTCCCCTTCCCGCTGTTCCGGCCCCAACCGGCCCCAGAACACGTGGCGGACACAGGGGGGCAGCGGGCGGCAGCACCAGGTCCTCATGGAGATCCAGCTCAGCAAG GTGAGCTTCCAGCACGAGGTGTACCCAGCGGAGCCAGCCGCAGGCGCTGCGGCCCCCGGCCCGGAGCTGGAGGAGCGGCCACTGTCGCGCCAGGTGTTCATCGTGCAGGAGCTCGAGGTCCGGGACCGGCTCGCCTCCTCCCAGATCAACAAGTTCCTGTACCTGCACACCAGCGAGCGCATGCCGCGGCGCGCGCACTCCAACATG CTGACCATCAAAGCGTTGCACGTGGCCCCCACCACCGCCGTGGGTGGGCCCGAGTGCTGCCTCCGCGTCTCCCTGATGCCCCTGCGGCTGAACGTGGACCAG GATGCCCTCTTCTTCCTCAAGGACTTCTTCACCAGCCTGGCAGCTGGCATCAACCCCATGGTCCCAGGGGAGAGCTCCGCGGAGG CTCACCCTGAGACGCGAGTCCgacccagcagcccccaggaagGGCAGCCGGAGGGCGTGGAGACGGCAGGTGCACGGGAGGCCGCGGCGGGCGGGCACAGCTCCCCCTCGGCAGAGCGGCAGCCGGTCTACTTCAG ggaGTTCCGCTTCACATCGGAGGTGCCCATCTGGCTAGATTACCATGGCAAGCACGTCACCGTGGACCAAGTG ggcacTTTCGCTGGCCTCCTcatcggcctggctcagctcaaCTGCTCGGAGCTGAAGCTGAAGCGGCTCTGCTGCCGGCACGG GCTCCTGGGTGTGGACAAGGTGCTGGGCTATGCTCTTAACGAGTGGCTGCAGGACATCCGCAAGAACCAGCTGCCCGGCCTGCTGGGCGGCGTGGGCCCCATGCACTCAGTCGTCCAGCTCT tccaaGGGTTCCGGGACCTGCTGTGGCTGCCCATTGAGCAGTACCGGAAGGACGGGCGCCTCATGCGGGGGCTGCAGCGGGGGGCTGCCTCCTTCGGCTCCTCCACAGCCTCCGCCGCCCTGGAGCTCAGCAACCGGCTGGTGCAGGCCATCCAG GCCACGGCGGAGACCGTGTACGACATCCTGTCCCCGGCGGCACCCGTCTCCCGCTCCCTACAGGGCAAACGCTCTGCCCGAAGGCTGCGCAAAGGCCAGCAGCCTGCCGACCTGCGGGAGGGCGTGGCCAAGGCCTATGACACGGTTCGGGAG GGCATCCTGGACACGGCTCAGACCATCTGTGACGTGGCGTCGCGGGGCCACGAGCAGAAGGGGCTGACGGGCGCCGTGGGGGGTGTGATCCGCCAGCTGCCGCCCACCGTGGTGAAGCCACTCATCGTGGCCACAGAGGCCACGTCCAGCCTGCTGGGGGGCATGCGCAACCAGATCCTCCCCGACGCCCACAAGCACCACGCCCTCAAGTGGCGCTCCGAGGCCCAGGACTGA